The genomic interval CACTGGTGTTTTCGGGTGAGGGGGCGCCCAGCCCCCTTAAGAAAAAAGCTAGCAGGGCAGCTGAAAGAATAGGCCGAAGGCCTTTCTCAGCAACCTGCTAGCTTTCCGGCACGACCACCGTCGCGATCTCCGCCGAGCCCTCCGGCGGCCAGGGCAGCACCATGCCGCGTCCTACCCCTTTCGCCACCTCGTCGCCGTAGAGGTGCGCCACCAGGTACAGTGCCGGATCGAAACTGCGCGCGCCGCCCTGGGAGGTGATTGCCGGGCCGTCGTGGACGTAGATCGCCTCGCGCCGCAGGTCCAGCTCCGGAAACATCTCCGCGAAGCGATCCTGATCCGCCGGGAAGGTGGTGACGGCGCGGTCGTCGAGCAAGCCGGCGGCGGCGAGGACGAAGGCGCCGTCGCACAGCGACATCAGGTAGCGCGCCGCGCCGCCGACCTCCCGCACCCACGCCATCATCGCCTCGTTTTCGAGATCCGAGTCCATGCTGTGCTCGGCGCTCGGCACCACCAAAATGTCAATCGGCGGCGCCGTTGCGAAGGAGTAGTCCGCCTCGATACGCAGGCCTTCGAAGGTGGTTACCTTCTCGCCGTCCGGCGAAACGGTGAACACCTCGATTCCGGGCAGGCCGCCGTTTTCCGGTTTGCGGGTGTGGAAGATGGTGTGCTGGAGGAGGTCGTAGGGTGCCGTCAGCTCGGTGTTGTAGACGCCGTCGACGATCAGGAAGCCAGCGCGCAGCGGGCGATCCGCGGGTAGATCCATGGGAGTGGGCAGGGGCGTCCAGTCGGCGGCCGGAGCGAGCTGCGGCGGCGGAGTGTCTTCGATCGGCGGCATCTCGGGAGCACAGGCGAGGCCGGCGATGAGGAGGAGGGCGAGGCAGAGCGGGCGCATGGTGGACTCCTAGTGCAGTTCTTGGGTCATTCCGTTCGCAGGGCTTCGAGGCGTTCGAGCACCTTGCGCGGCAGCGGACGGCTGCGAAAGGTCATGATCTCACCGGGCAGCTCCTGCAGGCCATCGCGCTGGGTCGCCAGCTTGGCCGACAGGGCGAGAATGAGATTCGGTGGCCCGTGCTCGGCAAGGAGCGCCAGGCGGTTCTCCAGGGCGCCGCGATTCCAGTAGCCGAACACTTCCAGGAATGCCTCGCAGCCGTCTGGGTGGCGAAACCGGAAGTCCGGCACCAGCACACCGCGGCCGCCGAGGTCGACCAGTGCCGCATCGGTGGAAATCTCCCATTCGCTCCCGAGCTTACGGAAGCGGCCGGCGAGGTCCGCCAGTTCGTCCGGCCGCCACTGGCCGGTGAGGCGGGTGCAAGGATCGAGACCCTGGTCGGAAGCGAGCCGCAGCGCCGCTTCCAGTCGTTTCTTGCCCCAG from Acidobacteriota bacterium carries:
- a CDS encoding DJ-1/PfpI family protein — its product is MRPLCLALLLIAGLACAPEMPPIEDTPPPQLAPAADWTPLPTPMDLPADRPLRAGFLIVDGVYNTELTAPYDLLQHTIFHTRKPENGGLPGIEVFTVSPDGEKVTTFEGLRIEADYSFATAPPIDILVVPSAEHSMDSDLENEAMMAWVREVGGAARYLMSLCDGAFVLAAAGLLDDRAVTTFPADQDRFAEMFPELDLRREAIYVHDGPAITSQGGARSFDPALYLVAHLYGDEVAKGVGRGMVLPWPPEGSAEIATVVVPES